One window of Thiomicrorhabdus lithotrophica genomic DNA carries:
- the tmk gene encoding dTMP kinase, protein MLGQFITLEGTEGAGKSTNLMFIKDWLAAKGIDLIVTREPGGTEIGEAIRAVLLNKNYTAMQAETELLLMFAARAQHLKEKILPALEQGKWVVSDRFTDATYAYQGAARGMSFERIAEIENWVQQGFFPNTTFIFDLPIEIGMARVASRGGETDRFEQEKHDFFEKVRSAYLQRASMAPKRYTILDASQPLEQVQKAIVNRLEEMMLAVEKMA, encoded by the coding sequence ATGTTAGGTCAATTTATTACTTTAGAAGGCACTGAAGGTGCTGGAAAATCAACCAATTTAATGTTTATAAAAGATTGGTTAGCGGCTAAAGGAATTGATTTAATTGTCACTCGTGAGCCAGGAGGAACCGAAATAGGTGAGGCAATCCGAGCGGTTTTATTGAATAAAAATTACACAGCAATGCAAGCTGAAACGGAACTGTTGCTGATGTTTGCTGCTCGAGCACAACACTTGAAAGAAAAAATATTACCAGCCCTTGAGCAAGGAAAGTGGGTTGTTTCCGATCGTTTTACAGATGCAACTTATGCCTATCAAGGTGCTGCCCGTGGCATGTCATTTGAGCGGATTGCTGAAATCGAAAACTGGGTACAGCAGGGGTTCTTTCCGAATACGACGTTTATCTTTGATTTACCTATTGAAATTGGCATGGCAAGAGTGGCTTCGCGTGGCGGTGAGACGGATCGTTTTGAACAAGAAAAGCATGACTTCTTTGAAAAAGTCCGTTCTGCTTACTTGCAAAGAGCTTCAATGGCACCAAAACGTTATACCATTTTAGATGCTAGCCAGCCTTTAGAACAAGTTCAGAAAGCCATTGTGAATCGTTTAGAAGAAATGATGCTGGCTGTGGAGAAAATGGCGTGA
- the holB gene encoding DNA polymerase III subunit delta', whose translation MSQTDPVYQAYPWLSPQWNQWQQLSGRLGHAYLLSGPKGIGLHAFVNAVAQAVLCKQPQNGQACGQCTSCHLFVTQQHPDFSQLRRLEDKKDITVDQVRSLIYKLNETSHQGGYKVTWIDGIEYLNQSAFNALLKSLEEPAQRTLFLLTTHQVDRLPATIKSRCQQMNFTPPAMPDAISWLHNQAPQVDEALIKRALRLNWGAPIQALDWIQAGMFDEDNQWNNDLKQIQSGRKTASQSVTEWLKWQQPERVFDYFYQWSVSAVRSVMYQTNPDAPVPSNNQVQNWLRFQQAVLTAKQNWLANANKELLLESLCLEWLSIQQSEEPLETVFQSRIQKGKLA comes from the coding sequence GTGAGTCAAACAGACCCCGTTTATCAAGCCTACCCATGGTTAAGTCCACAGTGGAATCAATGGCAGCAGTTGTCAGGTCGTCTAGGTCATGCCTATTTATTGTCTGGACCTAAGGGGATTGGTCTACATGCTTTTGTAAACGCTGTGGCGCAGGCCGTTTTATGTAAACAGCCGCAGAATGGACAAGCATGTGGACAATGTACTAGTTGTCATTTATTTGTTACTCAACAACACCCGGATTTTTCTCAACTAAGGCGGTTAGAAGATAAAAAAGACATTACGGTTGATCAGGTCAGAAGCCTAATCTACAAGCTTAACGAAACCTCTCACCAAGGTGGTTACAAGGTTACGTGGATTGATGGCATTGAATACTTGAATCAGTCCGCCTTTAATGCGCTTTTAAAGTCCCTTGAAGAACCTGCACAACGAACCTTATTTTTACTCACCACCCATCAAGTGGATAGACTGCCTGCAACAATAAAAAGTCGTTGTCAGCAAATGAACTTTACGCCTCCTGCTATGCCCGATGCTATCAGCTGGTTGCATAATCAAGCCCCGCAAGTGGATGAGGCTTTGATTAAGCGTGCTTTACGTTTAAATTGGGGTGCGCCAATTCAAGCTCTAGATTGGATTCAAGCAGGCATGTTTGATGAAGACAATCAATGGAACAATGATTTAAAACAAATTCAATCAGGACGTAAAACCGCTTCACAATCGGTTACTGAATGGCTTAAATGGCAGCAACCAGAGCGTGTATTTGATTATTTTTATCAGTGGAGTGTTTCAGCAGTTCGCTCGGTTATGTATCAAACCAATCCAGACGCACCTGTGCCATCTAATAACCAAGTACAAAACTGGTTACGTTTTCAGCAAGCGGTGTTAACAGCAAAGCAAAACTGGTTAGCGAATGCGAATAAAGAACTGCTTCTAGAAAGTTTATGTCTAGAGTGGTTAAGCATTCAGCAAAGTGAAGAACCATTAGAAACCGTATTTCAGTCAAGAATTCAAAAAGGAAAATTAGCGTGA
- the fabD gene encoding ACP S-malonyltransferase, which produces MSYAFVFPGQGSQSVGMLAELAEAHSQVQEVFSEASDALGYDLWDLVQNDADGKLNQTDITQPAMLASGIAVYRTLAAQTDLAPAFMAGHSLGEYTALVASGSLGLAEGVTLVAQRGKLMQSAVPAGQGAMAAVLGLEDAQVVAVCEQAEGIVEAVNFNSPGQVVIAGNKAAVEAAMELATEAGASRVVPLPVSVPSHCSLMKPAAVQLAETLANMDITMPSVPVLHNVHFSQAQSPEEIKELLVQQLYRPVQWVETVNAMKAQGVESLYELGPGKVLMGLNRRIDRKMGMQPVFDNASLEKALASL; this is translated from the coding sequence ATGTCATACGCATTTGTTTTTCCCGGTCAAGGTTCACAATCTGTTGGAATGCTGGCAGAACTGGCTGAAGCTCATTCTCAAGTTCAAGAAGTGTTTTCTGAAGCTTCGGACGCTTTAGGTTATGACCTTTGGGATTTAGTACAAAATGATGCAGATGGTAAATTAAATCAAACAGACATTACTCAACCAGCCATGTTAGCTTCTGGTATAGCGGTTTATCGTACTTTAGCTGCTCAAACTGATTTAGCACCTGCCTTTATGGCTGGGCATTCTTTGGGCGAATATACGGCACTTGTCGCTAGTGGTTCTTTGGGTTTGGCTGAAGGTGTGACTTTAGTTGCACAGCGTGGCAAGTTAATGCAGTCTGCAGTGCCAGCAGGACAAGGTGCTATGGCCGCAGTGTTAGGTTTAGAAGATGCTCAAGTGGTTGCCGTTTGTGAACAAGCAGAAGGTATTGTTGAAGCAGTAAACTTCAATTCACCAGGACAGGTAGTCATTGCTGGAAATAAAGCAGCAGTAGAAGCGGCAATGGAATTGGCAACTGAAGCGGGGGCTTCTCGTGTTGTACCGTTGCCTGTAAGTGTGCCTTCACACTGTTCTCTAATGAAACCTGCAGCTGTTCAATTAGCTGAAACTTTAGCGAATATGGATATTACGATGCCATCGGTGCCTGTTTTACACAATGTGCACTTTAGTCAGGCTCAGTCACCAGAAGAGATTAAAGAGTTGTTGGTTCAGCAGTTATACCGTCCTGTTCAGTGGGTAGAAACGGTTAATGCAATGAAGGCACAAGGTGTTGAGTCGCTATATGAGCTAGGACCAGGTAAAGTGCTGATGGGCTTGAATCGTCGTATCGATCGTAAAATGGGAATGCAGCCAGTATTCGATAATGCTTCTTTAGAAAAAGCACTAGCAAGTTTGTAG
- the acpP gene encoding acyl carrier protein: MSSIEDRVKKIVVEQLGVEEDQVTADASFVDDLGADSLDTVELVMALEEEFDCEIPDEEAEKISTLAMATAYVNANL, translated from the coding sequence ATGAGCAGTATTGAAGATCGCGTTAAGAAAATCGTAGTTGAGCAATTAGGTGTAGAAGAAGATCAAGTAACAGCTGATGCTTCATTCGTAGATGATTTAGGTGCGGATTCTCTTGATACAGTTGAATTAGTAATGGCTCTAGAAGAAGAGTTTGATTGCGAAATTCCTGATGAAGAAGCTGAAAAAATCTCTACATTAGCGATGGCTACAGCATACGTTAACGCTAACTTATAA
- the fabF gene encoding beta-ketoacyl-ACP synthase II produces MSKRRVVITGLGVLSAVGLNVEENWSNILAGKSGIDYLTKFDTDPFSVKFAGELKGFDVTQYIVPKEAKKMDPFIHYGIAAGAQAIKDSGLEITEENAPRIGVSMGSGIGGIGSIETQHNAMLKAPRRVSPFFVPSSIINMISGNLSIMFGLKGPNMAIGTACATGTHSIGDAARMIQYGDVDVMVAGGAEYATTELGLAGFAAARALSTRNDNPQAASRPWDKDRDGFVLSDGAGAVVLEEYEQAKARGATIYAEVLGFGMSGDAYHMTLPAAGGEGAGRCMATALNNAKLDPSKINYINAHGTSTPAGDVCETSAVKGVFGDHAYNLAMSSTKSMTGHALGAAGAMEAVFTALALKNQQLPPTINLENPDEGCDLDYVASGARDAKIDYALSNSFGFGGTNATLVLGKV; encoded by the coding sequence TTGTCTAAGCGTCGAGTGGTGATTACTGGATTAGGTGTTCTTTCAGCTGTTGGTTTGAACGTTGAAGAAAACTGGTCAAATATTTTAGCGGGTAAAAGTGGAATTGATTACCTCACTAAATTTGATACTGACCCCTTTTCAGTAAAGTTTGCCGGTGAACTTAAAGGGTTTGATGTTACTCAATACATCGTGCCTAAAGAAGCTAAAAAAATGGACCCTTTTATTCATTATGGTATTGCTGCGGGTGCGCAGGCTATAAAAGACTCCGGCTTGGAAATTACTGAAGAGAATGCGCCGCGCATTGGTGTTTCTATGGGTTCTGGTATCGGTGGGATTGGTTCAATTGAAACACAGCATAATGCCATGTTAAAAGCCCCACGCCGTGTATCGCCATTTTTTGTTCCAAGTTCCATCATTAATATGATTTCAGGAAATCTATCTATTATGTTCGGTCTAAAGGGACCAAACATGGCGATTGGAACAGCTTGTGCAACAGGCACTCACTCTATTGGTGATGCGGCCCGTATGATTCAATACGGTGATGTTGATGTAATGGTTGCAGGTGGAGCAGAGTACGCGACAACTGAGCTAGGTTTAGCAGGTTTTGCTGCTGCACGCGCTTTGTCTACTCGTAATGATAACCCACAAGCGGCAAGTCGTCCTTGGGATAAAGATCGCGACGGTTTTGTATTAAGTGATGGTGCGGGTGCGGTTGTATTGGAAGAGTATGAACAGGCTAAAGCGCGTGGCGCCACTATCTATGCTGAAGTATTAGGTTTTGGTATGAGTGGGGACGCGTATCATATGACTTTACCAGCGGCGGGTGGTGAAGGTGCTGGGCGTTGTATGGCAACAGCTCTTAATAATGCTAAATTAGATCCAAGTAAAATTAATTATATTAACGCTCATGGAACCTCGACTCCTGCTGGCGATGTTTGCGAAACGAGTGCTGTTAAAGGTGTTTTTGGAGATCATGCTTATAACTTAGCCATGAGTTCTACTAAATCTATGACAGGACACGCTTTGGGTGCTGCTGGAGCAATGGAAGCCGTCTTTACCGCATTAGCACTTAAGAACCAACAGTTACCCCCAACCATTAACCTTGAGAACCCTGATGAAGGGTGTGATTTAGATTACGTGGCAAGCGGCGCACGTGATGCAAAAATTGATTACGCTCTATCTAATTCGTTCGGTTTCGGTGGAACCAATGCCACCTTAGTTCTAGGTAAAGTATAA
- a CDS encoding aminodeoxychorismate synthase component I translates to MTFSANSQASTQSSGTMPLIQTFDFKELPGLVASDIDLSKLHQLNPQRYPFLLESVAKGALGEFDILFAYPQETLQLESFDQAQNFIERAQQQFEIQIDETMVNESNLPFIGGWFAYFSYDYAQVVEPVLNLPKPKFPLANLTRVPAAIIIEHATGIVSLVAEPKFQDCLPQMQADLVAAMALEFDEVTVGVTATKEEPEPKYLTGVEAIKEYILAGDVFQVNLSRLWQVELKKTADYLSVYRALRKSNPAPFAALVNFNDSGKVNNHQAWQIMSSSPERLVKYQKPWVETRPIAGTRKRGKDDASDKALVTELIEHPKERAEHIMLIDLERNDLGRICQPGSVEVNELMVVETYEHVHHIVSNVRGKLQAGLSPLDIIHALFPGGTITGCPKIRCMEIVAELEQMPREAYTGSLGYINLDGSLDLNILIRTMIQFEENGQPIVQFRAGAGIVTDSQAPHELTESRHKAKGLIKAFELDSTLESNNG, encoded by the coding sequence ATGACTTTTTCGGCTAACAGTCAGGCAAGTACGCAATCAAGTGGAACTATGCCACTAATCCAAACATTCGATTTTAAAGAGCTACCAGGCCTGGTAGCTTCAGATATTGATTTATCCAAATTACATCAGCTAAACCCACAGCGTTATCCTTTTTTGTTAGAAAGCGTTGCTAAAGGGGCTTTAGGTGAGTTTGATATTCTATTTGCTTATCCACAAGAAACTCTTCAGTTAGAATCGTTTGACCAAGCACAAAATTTCATTGAGCGTGCTCAACAGCAGTTTGAAATCCAAATTGATGAAACTATGGTTAATGAATCAAACTTACCTTTTATCGGTGGTTGGTTTGCTTATTTTAGCTATGACTATGCGCAAGTTGTTGAACCTGTTTTAAATTTACCTAAGCCTAAGTTCCCTTTAGCCAACTTAACTCGTGTTCCTGCGGCGATTATTATTGAGCATGCTACAGGCATTGTAAGCCTAGTGGCTGAGCCAAAGTTTCAAGATTGTTTACCACAAATGCAAGCTGATTTAGTGGCTGCAATGGCTTTGGAATTTGATGAGGTTACCGTGGGTGTCACTGCAACCAAAGAAGAGCCTGAACCAAAATACTTGACCGGCGTTGAGGCGATTAAAGAGTATATTTTGGCTGGCGATGTGTTTCAGGTTAATCTTTCTCGCTTGTGGCAGGTCGAGTTAAAAAAGACCGCTGACTACTTATCTGTTTATCGTGCTTTAAGAAAGTCGAATCCTGCTCCGTTCGCCGCTTTAGTCAATTTTAATGATAGTGGTAAAGTCAATAATCACCAGGCCTGGCAGATTATGAGTTCATCTCCAGAGCGCTTAGTGAAATATCAAAAGCCATGGGTAGAAACTCGTCCCATTGCCGGCACTCGTAAGCGTGGTAAGGATGATGCCTCTGATAAAGCCTTAGTGACGGAGTTAATTGAACACCCTAAAGAACGTGCTGAACACATTATGTTAATTGATTTAGAGCGTAATGATTTAGGACGAATTTGCCAGCCGGGTTCTGTGGAAGTGAATGAATTGATGGTGGTGGAGACTTATGAACATGTTCATCATATTGTTTCCAATGTAAGAGGTAAGTTACAGGCGGGTTTATCACCTTTAGATATTATTCATGCACTATTTCCAGGTGGAACCATTACCGGTTGTCCTAAGATTCGTTGTATGGAAATTGTCGCTGAATTGGAGCAGATGCCAAGAGAGGCTTATACGGGTTCTTTAGGTTACATCAATTTAGACGGCTCTTTAGATTTGAATATTTTAATACGCACGATGATTCAGTTTGAAGAAAACGGTCAACCGATTGTACAGTTTAGAGCCGGCGCAGGCATTGTTACCGATTCACAAGCTCCGCATGAACTAACCGAAAGCCGACATAAAGCGAAAGGTCTGATTAAGGCATTTGAGCTAGATAGTACGTTGGAGTCAAATAATGGCTAG
- the fabG gene encoding 3-oxoacyl-ACP reductase FabG yields the protein MLTGKVAFVTGASRGIGKAIALDLAAQGATVIGTATSDKGAEAISAYLAEAGATGAGKCLNVTNADAITEVLAEVTKEFGVPTILVNNAGITRDNLLMRMKDEEWDDIIQTNLSSVFRMSKACLRGMMKAKGGRIINIASVVGVMGNAGQTNYAAAKAGIIGFSKSLAREVGARNITVNTIAPGFIDTDMTKALPEEQRAALTTQIPLQSLGQPEDIAKAVTFLAGDGGSYITGQTLNVNGGMYMV from the coding sequence ATGTTAACAGGAAAAGTCGCTTTTGTAACAGGTGCCAGCCGAGGAATTGGTAAAGCCATTGCATTAGATTTGGCAGCACAAGGTGCAACCGTAATTGGTACAGCAACCTCTGATAAAGGTGCTGAGGCTATCTCTGCTTATTTGGCAGAAGCGGGTGCAACCGGCGCTGGTAAGTGTCTTAATGTAACCAATGCAGATGCAATTACAGAAGTGTTAGCTGAAGTCACCAAAGAATTTGGTGTGCCAACAATCTTAGTTAATAACGCTGGAATTACTCGCGACAATCTATTAATGCGTATGAAAGACGAAGAGTGGGATGATATTATTCAGACCAACTTAAGTTCTGTATTCCGTATGAGCAAAGCTTGTTTACGTGGCATGATGAAAGCTAAAGGTGGTCGTATTATCAATATCGCTTCTGTTGTAGGTGTGATGGGTAATGCAGGACAAACTAATTACGCAGCGGCCAAAGCCGGTATTATTGGTTTCAGTAAGTCATTAGCACGTGAAGTAGGTGCGCGTAATATCACTGTTAACACGATTGCTCCAGGTTTTATTGATACTGATATGACCAAAGCCCTTCCAGAAGAACAAAGAGCCGCGTTAACGACTCAGATTCCTTTACAAAGTTTAGGTCAGCCAGAAGATATTGCTAAAGCGGTTACTTTTTTAGCCGGTGATGGTGGGTCTTATATTACTGGTCAGACATTAAATGTTAATGGTGGTATGTACATGGTTTAA
- the pabC gene encoding aminodeoxychorismate lyase, with amino-acid sequence MASPSVVSLPVDTWVNGEPHSTMSIHDRGLQYGDGFFTTILINNQQILNWSAHWQRIKHSCKALNFPVPDSEQLKGWIVKALLSYLNGKQEQNCVLKILFTRGVGGVSYQAPNRTKLNCLFIIKPSPIANIEIENQPMEVGLCKHLASISGLAGIKSLNRLENVLARTEIVTNGFSEGIMCNHNQQVVCGTQSNVFIIKNKRVLTSKLDLSGVEGTTRYRLMSLLPDLGYQVEEAELTLEQFHQADELFFSNAVRGVQPVNKFLNTEFCCEQTKSIHQAWLNWQLKNAINIKEFV; translated from the coding sequence ATGGCTAGCCCATCTGTTGTTAGTTTGCCAGTTGATACTTGGGTTAATGGTGAGCCGCACAGCACGATGAGCATTCATGATAGAGGCTTGCAGTATGGTGATGGTTTCTTTACGACGATTTTGATTAATAACCAGCAAATTTTAAACTGGTCTGCACATTGGCAACGAATTAAACATTCGTGTAAAGCTCTAAATTTCCCTGTTCCAGATAGTGAGCAGTTAAAAGGCTGGATAGTAAAGGCGCTCTTAAGTTATTTAAATGGAAAACAAGAGCAAAACTGTGTACTTAAAATACTGTTTACACGAGGTGTAGGTGGGGTAAGCTATCAAGCTCCAAACAGGACAAAGTTGAATTGTCTGTTTATTATTAAACCAAGTCCAATAGCGAACATAGAAATAGAAAATCAGCCGATGGAAGTGGGTTTATGTAAACATTTAGCCTCTATATCAGGCCTGGCAGGGATTAAAAGCTTAAATCGTCTAGAAAATGTATTGGCTCGAACTGAGATTGTCACAAATGGCTTTTCTGAAGGAATTATGTGTAATCATAATCAGCAAGTCGTATGCGGTACTCAGTCTAATGTATTTATCATTAAAAATAAGCGGGTGCTAACATCCAAACTTGATTTAAGTGGTGTAGAAGGCACAACACGTTATCGGTTGATGTCTCTTTTGCCTGATTTAGGTTACCAAGTGGAAGAGGCTGAATTAACCCTTGAGCAGTTTCATCAAGCTGATGAATTGTTCTTTAGTAATGCGGTTCGCGGTGTTCAGCCAGTAAATAAATTTTTAAACACTGAGTTTTGTTGTGAACAAACAAAATCAATCCACCAGGCCTGGTTAAACTGGCAGCTTAAAAATGCGATTAATATTAAAGAATTTGTTTAG
- a CDS encoding TatD family hydrolase: MIVDSHCHLNILPEDKVGNVDEVIAKAKELGVERILCVAINPEQWQEVIALADNYECVYAAIGVHPCEEKSVLVSDEELIKAASHPKVIAIGEVGLDYFHFEGEEDMTWQHNRFKQHIRIAKQLDKPLIIHTRNSTPDCLSILKQEGAQEVGGIMHCFVEDLATAEQAIEIGFYISFSGIVTFKNAKELKTVAQALPLDKILVETDSPYLAPMPFRGKTNQPGYTHYVVQEIADLKSLPFDTVADATTANFNRLFKL; encoded by the coding sequence GTGATTGTCGATTCTCATTGCCACCTCAATATATTGCCAGAAGATAAAGTCGGTAATGTCGATGAGGTCATTGCCAAAGCCAAAGAACTCGGTGTTGAAAGAATCTTGTGTGTGGCAATAAACCCTGAACAGTGGCAAGAAGTCATTGCCTTAGCGGATAACTATGAATGTGTTTATGCTGCTATAGGTGTTCACCCTTGTGAAGAAAAATCTGTGTTGGTCTCGGATGAAGAGCTGATTAAAGCGGCATCTCACCCTAAAGTAATAGCGATTGGAGAAGTGGGATTGGACTATTTCCACTTTGAAGGTGAAGAGGATATGACTTGGCAGCATAATCGTTTTAAACAGCATATTCGTATTGCAAAACAATTAGATAAACCTCTGATTATTCACACCCGAAACTCTACCCCGGATTGTTTAAGTATTTTAAAACAAGAGGGCGCTCAAGAGGTTGGCGGCATTATGCACTGCTTTGTAGAAGATTTAGCTACAGCAGAGCAGGCGATTGAAATTGGTTTTTACATCTCTTTTTCAGGGATAGTGACATTCAAAAACGCCAAAGAACTTAAGACTGTGGCGCAAGCTTTACCTTTAGATAAGATTTTGGTTGAAACCGATTCACCCTATTTAGCGCCAATGCCATTCAGAGGCAAAACCAATCAACCAGGCTATACACATTATGTGGTTCAAGAAATAGCAGATTTAAAATCACTGCCTTTTGATACGGTTGCTGATGCCACAACCGCTAATTTTAATCGTTTGTTTAAATTATAA
- the mltG gene encoding endolytic transglycosylase MltG: MMSEEQQNTTNNTLPVKPKKSWFKKVIILFLVIVIAGLAYGYSLFQAFITAPISNQTAPIHLTITPGSSVSKVAYQLHQLGFMPEPKWFSWYARYQKKQHVIKAGEFEIQPSWTIDELLTGLENAKNIQYPVTIVAGQTIQQTLQMIQELPKIKKELDISDIKSLQTLFNIDKKIQDKYPYATIEGMLLPETYHYQLGDTDKQIILRAHQALQAKLDQAWQSRDTKLPYKSKYEALIMASIVEKETGYAPERPLIAGVFIRRMKIGMRLQTDPTVIYGIGQSYDGNIRKRDLLKKTAYNTYKIDGLPPTPIAIPSAEAIQAALNPTKTKALYFVAKGGGEHHFSKTLIEHNRAVQKYLLSK; the protein is encoded by the coding sequence ATGATGAGTGAAGAACAGCAAAATACAACCAATAATACTTTGCCAGTAAAACCGAAAAAATCGTGGTTTAAAAAAGTGATTATCTTATTTTTAGTGATTGTTATTGCTGGATTGGCTTATGGTTATAGCTTGTTTCAGGCGTTTATCACCGCGCCCATCTCCAATCAAACAGCTCCCATTCATCTAACCATTACGCCTGGCAGTTCTGTATCTAAGGTTGCTTATCAATTGCATCAACTCGGCTTTATGCCAGAACCCAAATGGTTTAGTTGGTATGCACGTTATCAAAAAAAACAGCATGTAATTAAAGCAGGTGAGTTTGAAATTCAGCCTAGCTGGACGATTGATGAACTATTAACAGGTTTGGAAAATGCTAAGAATATTCAATACCCAGTGACGATTGTAGCGGGTCAAACGATTCAACAAACATTACAGATGATTCAAGAGTTACCTAAGATAAAAAAAGAGCTGGATATTAGCGATATTAAAAGCCTACAAACTTTGTTTAATATCGATAAAAAAATCCAAGATAAATATCCTTATGCAACGATTGAAGGGATGCTTCTTCCCGAAACGTATCACTATCAATTAGGTGATACCGATAAACAGATTATTTTAAGAGCGCATCAGGCCTTACAAGCCAAATTAGACCAGGCCTGGCAGAGTAGAGATACAAAATTACCGTACAAATCAAAATATGAAGCTTTAATTATGGCCTCTATCGTGGAAAAAGAGACTGGGTATGCACCAGAAAGACCATTAATTGCAGGTGTTTTTATCCGTAGAATGAAGATTGGCATGCGTTTACAGACTGATCCAACCGTCATTTATGGCATTGGTCAAAGCTATGATGGCAATATTCGCAAAAGAGACTTACTCAAAAAAACGGCTTACAATACCTATAAAATAGATGGTTTACCGCCAACCCCTATTGCTATACCAAGTGCAGAAGCAATTCAAGCGGCTCTAAATCCAACTAAGACTAAAGCGTTATACTTTGTTGCAAAAGGTGGTGGAGAACACCATTTTTCTAAAACATTGATAGAGCATAATCGAGCAGTACAAAAATATTTACTCAGTAAGTAA